A single region of the Gopherus evgoodei ecotype Sinaloan lineage chromosome 3, rGopEvg1_v1.p, whole genome shotgun sequence genome encodes:
- the GPR6 gene encoding G-protein coupled receptor 6: MNESGSLDGTGVPLARVQASDGNSSLELSSQLPVFAINPWDVVLCISGTIIACENAIVVAIIFYTPTLRTPMFVLIGSLATADLLAGVGLILNFVVQYVIQSETISLITVGFLVASFAASVSSLLAITVDRYLSLYNALTYYSEKTVLCIHMMLIVTWGVSLCLGLLPVLGWNCLDDYSSCSIVRPLTKSNVTLLSASFFLVFIIMLHLYIKICKLFCRHAHQIALQQHFLTASHYVATKKGVSTLAIIIGTFGASWLPFAIYCVVGDLDYPSVYTYATLLPATYNSMINPIIYAYRNQEIQRAMWVLFCGCFQSKVSFRSRSPSDV, from the coding sequence ATGAATGAAAGCGGCTCGCTCGATGGAACCGGGGTCCCTTTAGCCCGCGTTCAGGCCAGCGATGGCAACTCTTCTCTGGAGCTCTCCTCGCAGCTCCCCGTCTTTGCCATCAACCCCTGGGACGTGGTGCTCTGCATCTCCGGGACCATCATCGCCTGTGAAAATGCCATCGTGGTGGCCATTATATTCTACACTCCCACCCTGAGAACCCCTATGTTTGTGCTCATTGGGAGCCTGGCCACAGCGGACCTACTGGCTGGAGTTGGCTTAATCTTGAATTTTGTAGTTCAATATGTGATCCAGTCAGAGACCATTAGCCTTATTACAGTTGGATTCCTAGTTGCCTCCTTCGCTGCTTCTGTGAGTAGCTTGTTAGCCATCACAGTCGATCGTTACCTTTCCCTGTACAATGCACTGACTTATTACTCAGAAAAGACTGTCCTCTGCATTCATATGATGCTGATCGTTACCTGGGGGGTGTCCCTCTGTTTGGGACTACTACCTGTGCTAGGCTGGAATTGTCTAGATGACTATTCATCATGCAGCATTGTCAGACCCTTGACCAAAAGTAATGTGACTTTGCTGTCTGCctctttctttttggtttttatcATCATGCTTCATCTGTACATTAAAATCTGCAAACTATTTTGCAGGCATGCACATCAGATAGCTCTCCAGCAACATTTTTTGACTGCATCTCACTATGTTGCTACTAAAAAAGGAGTCTCTACACTTGCTATTATTATTGGGACCTTTGGAGCAAGCTGGTTACCGTTTGCAATCTATTGTGTAGTTGGAGATCTTGACTACCCTTCTGTGTACACTTATGCCACACTTCTACCTGCTACTTACAACTCTATGATCAATCCTATCATTTATGCCTACAGAAACCAAGAAATTCAGAGGGCCATGTGGGTTCTTTTTTGTGGCTGCTTTCAGTCTAAAGTGTCCTTTCGTTCAAGATCACCCAGTGATGTctaa